In Penaeus monodon isolate SGIC_2016 chromosome 15, NSTDA_Pmon_1, whole genome shotgun sequence, a genomic segment contains:
- the LOC119582337 gene encoding translation initiation factor IF-2-like → MTPYCDSRPFCSYVSFTPYLSIEPLRLQEPRHPCSRPVCCLYRHSPRSSSLRCLGLVSAVGRSSPSTRQRRREVVPLAPSAPSGGRLPCPVSAVGRSSPSPRQRRREVVLFAPSAPSGGRPSCPRQRRREIVPLAPSAPSGGRLPRPVSPVGRSSFLPPSAPSGGRLPRPVSPVGWLSFLPRQRRREVVSLAPSALSGGRPLRPVSAVGRSSFVPPSAPSGVVLLAPVSAVGWSSPSPHQRRREVVPFAPVSAVGRSSPCPRQRRREVVSLAPSAPSGGRLPCPVSAVGRSPLAPSAQSGGRNSCPRQRRREIVPLAPVSAVGMKSPLPPSGGRPFCPRKRRREVVLLVPVSAVGRSSLLPPSAPSGGRPSCPRQRRREVVPLAPVSAVGRSSLAPASAVGRSSLLPPSAPTRRIFYEK, encoded by the exons ATGACGCCGTACTGTGATTCACGCCCTTTCTGCTCCTACGTATCCTTCACGCCCTACCTATCCATCGAGCCTCTCCGCCTTCAAGAGCCTAGACACCCCTGCTCACGCCCTGTCTGCTGTCTCTACCGTCATTCACCC CGGTCGAGCTCCCTCCGGTGTCTCGGTCTCGTCAGCGCCGTCGGGAGGTCGTCCCCCTCGACCCGTCAGCGCCGTCGGGAGGTCGTCCCTCTTGCCCCGTCAGCGCCGTCGGGAGGTCGTCTCCCTTGCCCCGTCAGCGCCGTCGGGAGATCGTCCCCCTCGCCCCGTCAGCGCCGTCGGGAGGTCGTCCTTTTTGCCCCGTCAGCGCCGTCGGGAGGTCGTCCTTCTTGCCCCCGCCAGCGCCGTCGGGAGATCGTCCCCCTCGCCCCGTCAGCGCCGTCGGGAGGTCGTCTCCCTCGACCCGTCAGCCCCGTCGGGAGGTCGTCCTTCTTGCCCCCATCAGCGCCGTCGGGAGGTCGTCTCCCTCGACCCGTCAGCCCCGTCGGGTGGTTGTCCTTCTTGCCCCGTCAGCGCCGTCGGGAGGTCGTCTCCCTCGCCCCGTCAGCACTGTCGGGAGGTCGTCCCCTTCGCCCCGTCAGCGCCGTCGGGAGGTCGTCCTTCGTGCCCCCGTCAGCGCCGTCGGGAGTCGTCCTTCTTGCCCCCGTCAGCGCCGTCGGGTGGTCGTCCCCCTCGCCCCATCAGCGCCGTCGGGAAGTCGTCCCTTTTGCCCCCGTCAGCGCCGTCGGGAGGTCGTCCCCTTGCCCTCGTCAGCGCCGTCGGGAGGTCGTCTCCCTTGCCCCGTCAGCGCCGTCGGGAGGTCGTCTCCCTTGCCCCGTCAGCGCCGTCGGGAGGTCCCCCCTCGCCCCGTCAGCGCAGTCGGGAGGTCGTAATTCTTGCCCCCGCCAGCGCCGTCGGGAGATCGTCCCCCTCGCCCCCGTCAGCGCCGTCGGGATGAAGTCTCCCTTGCCCCCGTCGGGAGGTCGTCCATTTTGCCCACGTAAGCGCCGTCGGGAGGTCGTCCTTCTTGTGCCCGTCAGCGCCGTCGGGAGATCGTCCCTCTTGCCCCCGTCAGCGCCGTCGGGAGGTCGTCCTTCTTGTCCCCGCCAGCGCCGTCGGGAGGTCGTCCCTCTTGCCCCCGTCAGCGCCGTCGGGAGGTCGTCCCTTGCCCCCGCCAGCGCCGTCGGGAGGTCGTCCCTCTTGCCCCCGTCGGCTCCAACCCGGAGGATTTTTTATGAGAAGTGA